One genomic region from Enoplosus armatus isolate fEnoArm2 chromosome 17, fEnoArm2.hap1, whole genome shotgun sequence encodes:
- the gpr139 gene encoding probable G-protein coupled receptor 139 isoform X1, which produces MEHSHIFPVFSPNGSTWSPGQHPSEVAQGCPLGPLPVIYYSVLLCLGLPEANILTVVILSQLVLRRQKSSYNYLLALAAADILVLLLIVFVDFILEDFILGTPLPPSLNNAVQVLEFSSIHTSIWITVPLTIDRYIAVCHPLRYHTVSYPARTRRVIFAVYIGCLISAAPYYWWPELWHSLPGVGSGGGGEGNRRTVAQHVLVWAHCATVYLLPCTVFFSLNAVIVRKLRRRRSCFRLRGYSTGKTTAILLAITSIFAVLWAPRTLMILYHFYSPPPASQGAGRLLHMLTDLANMLALLNTGVNFFLYCFISKRFRGMAANVLRALVHCRKQPPPFYASHNFSITSSPWISPANSHCIKMLVYQYDKNGKPICISS; this is translated from the exons ATGGAGCACAGCCACATCTTCCCTGTATTTTCCCCAAATGGGAGCACCTGGAGCCCGGGGCAGCATCCCTCTGAGGTTGCCCAGGGATGCCCTCTTGGACCACTGCCTGTCATCTACTACAGTGTCCTGCTCTGTCTCGGCCTGCCGg AAG CTAACATCCTGACCGTGGTCATCCTGTCCCAGCTGGTGCTGCGTCGTCAGAAGTCCTCCTACAACTATCTCCTGGCTCTGGCAGCCGCCGACATCCTGGTCCTGctcctcattgtttttgtcGATTTCATATTGGAGGACTTTATCTTGGGCACGCCGCTGCCTCCGTCACTAAACAACGCAGTGCAGGTTCTGGAGTTCTCCTCCATCCACACGTCCATCTGGATCACCGTGCCTCTCACCATTGACCGTTACATCGCTGTTTGCCACCCGCTGCGCTACCATACGGTCTCTTACCCAGCCCGCACACGAAGGGTGATATTTGCCGTGTATATTGGGTGCTTGATCTCTGCAGCTCCTTATTACTGGTGGCCCGAGCTGTGGCACAGTCTGCCTGGGGTGggcagtggtggtggaggggagggCAACAGGAGAACCGTGGCCCAGCATGTCCTGGTGTGGGCCCACTGCGCCACCGTCTACCTCCTCCCCTGCACTGTCTTCTTCTCCCTCAACGCCGTCATCGTTCGCAAGCTGCGCAGACGCCGCAGCTGTTTCCGCCTGCGTGGCTACTCTACCGGCAAGACCACCGCCATTCTCCTCGCCATCACCTCCATTTTCGCCGTCCTGTGGGCACCGCGTACCCTCATGATCCTCTACCACTTCTACTCCCCTCCTCCAGCCTCACAAGGTGCCGGCCGACTGCTCCACATGCTCACTGATCTGGCGAACATGCTAGCGTTGCTCAACACCGGCGTCAACTTCTTCCTCTACTGCTTCATCAGTAAGCGTTTCCGGGGCATGGCGGCCAACGTGCTGCGAGCCCTGGTCCACTGCCGGAAGCAGCCGCCGCCGTTCTACGCCAGCCACAACTTCTCCATCACAAGCAGCCCCTGGATCTCACCAGCCAACTCCCACTGCATCAAGATGTTGGTGTACCAGTATGACAAAAATGGAAAGCCCATTTGTATTTC
- the gpr139 gene encoding probable G-protein coupled receptor 139 isoform X2 yields MEHSHIFPVFSPNGSTWSPGQHPSEVAQGCPLGPLPVIYYSVLLCLGLPANILTVVILSQLVLRRQKSSYNYLLALAAADILVLLLIVFVDFILEDFILGTPLPPSLNNAVQVLEFSSIHTSIWITVPLTIDRYIAVCHPLRYHTVSYPARTRRVIFAVYIGCLISAAPYYWWPELWHSLPGVGSGGGGEGNRRTVAQHVLVWAHCATVYLLPCTVFFSLNAVIVRKLRRRRSCFRLRGYSTGKTTAILLAITSIFAVLWAPRTLMILYHFYSPPPASQGAGRLLHMLTDLANMLALLNTGVNFFLYCFISKRFRGMAANVLRALVHCRKQPPPFYASHNFSITSSPWISPANSHCIKMLVYQYDKNGKPICISS; encoded by the exons ATGGAGCACAGCCACATCTTCCCTGTATTTTCCCCAAATGGGAGCACCTGGAGCCCGGGGCAGCATCCCTCTGAGGTTGCCCAGGGATGCCCTCTTGGACCACTGCCTGTCATCTACTACAGTGTCCTGCTCTGTCTCGGCCTGCCGg CTAACATCCTGACCGTGGTCATCCTGTCCCAGCTGGTGCTGCGTCGTCAGAAGTCCTCCTACAACTATCTCCTGGCTCTGGCAGCCGCCGACATCCTGGTCCTGctcctcattgtttttgtcGATTTCATATTGGAGGACTTTATCTTGGGCACGCCGCTGCCTCCGTCACTAAACAACGCAGTGCAGGTTCTGGAGTTCTCCTCCATCCACACGTCCATCTGGATCACCGTGCCTCTCACCATTGACCGTTACATCGCTGTTTGCCACCCGCTGCGCTACCATACGGTCTCTTACCCAGCCCGCACACGAAGGGTGATATTTGCCGTGTATATTGGGTGCTTGATCTCTGCAGCTCCTTATTACTGGTGGCCCGAGCTGTGGCACAGTCTGCCTGGGGTGggcagtggtggtggaggggagggCAACAGGAGAACCGTGGCCCAGCATGTCCTGGTGTGGGCCCACTGCGCCACCGTCTACCTCCTCCCCTGCACTGTCTTCTTCTCCCTCAACGCCGTCATCGTTCGCAAGCTGCGCAGACGCCGCAGCTGTTTCCGCCTGCGTGGCTACTCTACCGGCAAGACCACCGCCATTCTCCTCGCCATCACCTCCATTTTCGCCGTCCTGTGGGCACCGCGTACCCTCATGATCCTCTACCACTTCTACTCCCCTCCTCCAGCCTCACAAGGTGCCGGCCGACTGCTCCACATGCTCACTGATCTGGCGAACATGCTAGCGTTGCTCAACACCGGCGTCAACTTCTTCCTCTACTGCTTCATCAGTAAGCGTTTCCGGGGCATGGCGGCCAACGTGCTGCGAGCCCTGGTCCACTGCCGGAAGCAGCCGCCGCCGTTCTACGCCAGCCACAACTTCTCCATCACAAGCAGCCCCTGGATCTCACCAGCCAACTCCCACTGCATCAAGATGTTGGTGTACCAGTATGACAAAAATGGAAAGCCCATTTGTATTTC